The Labilibaculum sp. sequence TAAATCACTGGTGAAAAACAAGCTGAAATTTATAAAAGGAATTCAAATTTTAGCTTTTTGAGTTAATGAAATTAGTTTATTCTTAGATTACGGATTTTTCACCAAACTCAAAAATCACCTAAACGTCGGTGAAAATCTGCCAATTGTCTATTTAATGCCTTCAAAATAAGCTGTAACAGTAGTTTTAGGTTAAAATAGCAATATAGGTATGGAAAAAATAAAAACAAGTTTACTGATTGCCGGATTTTTGATTCTCACTTCAGGTATTACAGGTAAAGCCCAAAACAGAATATGGACTTTGGAGGATTGTATTAATTATGCTTTGACTAATAATATTACAGTTCAGAAAGCTGATTTGTTAAATAACAAAAATGAGCTTTATTCAAAACAGGCAAAAGCCAACCGATTGCCTTCACTGAATGCATCGGCGAACCAAAATTTTAACTGGTACAAAGGATTCGATTCAACAACTGGAGAATATGGAAGTAGTAAAGGTGCAAATAGCACCAGTTATTCTGTGAATTCAAATGTATCCCTTTTTAACGGCAATAAACTAACGAATCAGATTAAATCGGCAAAACTTGATTTAGAGAGTGGGCATTTTTATTCGGAAGAGGTAAAAGAATCAATAGGTTTAAATATCCTTAATGCTTATCTCCAAGTTTTGTATGCAAAAGAAAGCGTTAGTAATGCTCAAAAACAAATTGAATCAACGACAGAGCAGTTGGATTTGGCTAAAGAAAGGGTCGATCTAGGGGTGATTTCGATGTTGGATTATCTGCAGATAAAGTCTGAACTTGCAACCGAAAAATTAACTTTAGCCAATGCAAAAAGCGAATTGTATATGAGTAAAGTTTCACTCATGCAGTTGATGGAATTTTCTGTAGATATTAGTTTTGAGATAAGTTCTCCTGATTTGAACAGCATGTTGCTTGATTCCGGTCAGCCAGAGGTACAAGAAATTTATAGTCTGGCATTGGGTATTAAACCACAAATTAAATATGCTGAACTTAGTAAAGAAAGTGCTATGCTTGGCATCAAAATTGCCAAAGCGGATGCACTTCCAAGTCTTTCAATGAATGCTGGTTTGTCTTCAGCTTATTCCAGCTTAACAGCAGGTTCGGGATATTTTAGTCAGTTAAATGATAAAATAAATCCATCAGTTGGATTTTCACTATCTATTCCAATATTTCAGAAGAAACAAATTAAAACAAATGTGGCAGTTGCAAGCATATCAGTATTTGAAGCAGAGCTGGATCTTGTGAATACCAAAAACGAACTGCGTAAAAGCATTGAACAAGCTTGCGCTGATGTGGTCGTGGCTCAAAGCCGTTATATAGCTAGTCTGGAACAAAATAAATCGACTCAGGAATCGTATGATGTGACGAACGAAAAATACAAATTAGGGTTGCTTAACTCGGTGGATTTTTTGGTTCAAAAAACCAATCTGATTACTTCTGAAAGCGAATTGCTGCAATCAAAATTCAATGTGATTTTTAGTTATAAGCTACTCGATTTTTATAAAGGAATTCCATTGACACTTTAATCGTTATTGAGTAAAAACAGAAACAAAATAAATACATCATCATGAAAAAGAAATTTATATATATTGGATCAGTTGTGGTCGTTCTTGCCATAGTTTTTTTTGTATACAGATATTTTGCGGGTAATAAAACAGCTATAACAGTTGAAACTTCAAAAATTGAAAAGGGAACAATTAGTAATACAATTACTGCAACAGGAACACTTGAGGCTGTTAAAACTGTTGAGGTGGGTACTCAGGTTTCAGGTGTTATCGAGAAAATATTTGTTGATTTTAATTCGCAGGTAAAAAGAGGACAGTTGTTAGCTCTGTTGGATGAAACACCTTTGTTGGCGCAGTTGGAACAGAGTAAATCTTCGGTTGATCAGGCTGAAGCACAGGTGAAATATCAGAAAGCAACCTTTGAGCGTTACAAAGCACTGATTGTTAAAAAATTGATTGCGCAATCGGATTTTGATTTGGCTGAATACAATTATAGCAATGCCGCAGCGGGTCTGAATAATGCAAAATCAGTATACGACAAAAATAAAATTAACTTGTCGTATGCCAGAATTTATTCACCAATTGATGGGATTATTCTTGAACGGGCTGTTGACGAAGGTCAGACGGTAGCTGCAAGTTTTAGTACTCCAACTTTGTTTACGATTGCAAATGATTTGACTCAAATGCGTGTGGAAGCTAATATTGATGAGGCTGATATAGGACAAGTTTGTAATAATCAACGAGTTGAATTTACTGTTGATGCGTTTCCCTTGAAAAAATTCTCAGGTTTGGTTACCGAAATCAGATTGCAGCCGGTTGAATCATCTAATGTTATTACCTACACTGTAATTATTAATGCTCCAAATCCTGAGAAAATACTAATGCCTGGAATGACTGCTAATGCAACTTTTTTTGTTACTGAAGCTAAAAATATTTTACTGGTACCGGCAAAAGCAATTCGTTTTAAACCCGATTCTGCAGCATTAGAAAGTTACAATGAGTCTGTTTTGGCAGGAAATAAACAGATTGGTGAACGGTCAGAGCCCCGCATGGAATCAGGAGCTCCTAAATTTCAGAAATCAGACGAGAAAAGGCAAGTTGTTTGGGTTAAACAGGGTGATATCATTCATCCACAAAATGTCACATTAGGCGTTACTGATGAAATTAATTACGAAGTTGTATCTGGGTTAAAAGAGGGAGACGAAGTTGTGGTTTCAATGAATACTGAATCTGTAGTTCAATCCGGTTCAGCACCAGTAGCCAGCCAGAGTCCATTTATGCCTAAAAGACCAGATGGCAATAAAAAATCCAATAAGTAAACGGATATGAAACGTTCATGATTAAATGATTATTGACTACTTAATCATGGTAAGTTCCATCTGACCATAACATGAAAAATATAAACAGATGAAAACAATAATAGAAGTTAAAGATCTGAAAAAGGATTTTTACGTTGGTGAAATTACAGTGCGGGCTTTGAAAGGTATAAACCTTGAAATTAAACAGGGTGAATTTGTGGCTATTATGGGAACCAGTGGATCGGGAAAATCAACCATGCTAAATATTTTAGGTTGTTTGGATAAACCAACTTCAGGAGCTTATCTTTTGGATGGAATAAGTATGGGAGAGCTTTCGAATAATGAACTGGCAGTCTTGCGCAACCACAAACTCGGATTTGTTTTTCAGTCGTATAATCTTTTGTCGCGGACTACGGCACTTGAAAATGTTGAACTTCCTCTTTTTTATAACTCGAAAATTAAACCAAAAGAACGTCGCGAACGTGCTGAAGCTGCTCTTGAATCAGTTGGATTGAGCGATCGCATGCATCACATGCCAAATCAACTTTCGGGAGGGCAGCAACAACGTGTGGCTATAGCCCGTTCACTGGTAAACGATCCTGTTGTTATTCTTGCTGACGAAGCTACAGGTAATTTGGATACCCGAACTTCCTACGAAATTATGGCATTATTTCAGGATTTAAATTCAAAAGGGAAAACAATTGCATTTGTTACGCATGAGCCCGATATCGCTAAATTTATGACCCGTCAGGTTGTTTTTCGTGATGGACACATTATTCGTGAAGAAATTGTTACCAAACAAAATAATGCTGTTGAATTGCTTAATGCACTTCCTGAGGAAGAGCTCTGTTAACTGTAAAAATACATAGATATGAATTATACCAATTCAGTGAAAATTGCATTAAGTGCCTTAAGACGAAACAAATTCAGAGCATTCTTAACTATGTTAGGCATCATTATTGGTGTGGCTTCGGTAATTGTTATGCTGGCTATTGGGCAGGGTTCTAAGATGAGTATTCAGGCACAAATGTCGGATATGGGAACTAATCTTATTTTCGTGATGCCTGG is a genomic window containing:
- a CDS encoding TolC family protein, producing the protein MEKIKTSLLIAGFLILTSGITGKAQNRIWTLEDCINYALTNNITVQKADLLNNKNELYSKQAKANRLPSLNASANQNFNWYKGFDSTTGEYGSSKGANSTSYSVNSNVSLFNGNKLTNQIKSAKLDLESGHFYSEEVKESIGLNILNAYLQVLYAKESVSNAQKQIESTTEQLDLAKERVDLGVISMLDYLQIKSELATEKLTLANAKSELYMSKVSLMQLMEFSVDISFEISSPDLNSMLLDSGQPEVQEIYSLALGIKPQIKYAELSKESAMLGIKIAKADALPSLSMNAGLSSAYSSLTAGSGYFSQLNDKINPSVGFSLSIPIFQKKQIKTNVAVASISVFEAELDLVNTKNELRKSIEQACADVVVAQSRYIASLEQNKSTQESYDVTNEKYKLGLLNSVDFLVQKTNLITSESELLQSKFNVIFSYKLLDFYKGIPLTL
- a CDS encoding ABC transporter ATP-binding protein, producing MKTIIEVKDLKKDFYVGEITVRALKGINLEIKQGEFVAIMGTSGSGKSTMLNILGCLDKPTSGAYLLDGISMGELSNNELAVLRNHKLGFVFQSYNLLSRTTALENVELPLFYNSKIKPKERRERAEAALESVGLSDRMHHMPNQLSGGQQQRVAIARSLVNDPVVILADEATGNLDTRTSYEIMALFQDLNSKGKTIAFVTHEPDIAKFMTRQVVFRDGHIIREEIVTKQNNAVELLNALPEEELC
- a CDS encoding efflux RND transporter periplasmic adaptor subunit, encoding MKKKFIYIGSVVVVLAIVFFVYRYFAGNKTAITVETSKIEKGTISNTITATGTLEAVKTVEVGTQVSGVIEKIFVDFNSQVKRGQLLALLDETPLLAQLEQSKSSVDQAEAQVKYQKATFERYKALIVKKLIAQSDFDLAEYNYSNAAAGLNNAKSVYDKNKINLSYARIYSPIDGIILERAVDEGQTVAASFSTPTLFTIANDLTQMRVEANIDEADIGQVCNNQRVEFTVDAFPLKKFSGLVTEIRLQPVESSNVITYTVIINAPNPEKILMPGMTANATFFVTEAKNILLVPAKAIRFKPDSAALESYNESVLAGNKQIGERSEPRMESGAPKFQKSDEKRQVVWVKQGDIIHPQNVTLGVTDEINYEVVSGLKEGDEVVVSMNTESVVQSGSAPVASQSPFMPKRPDGNKKSNK